From a single Falco naumanni isolate bFalNau1 chromosome 17, bFalNau1.pat, whole genome shotgun sequence genomic region:
- the SRPK1 gene encoding SRSF protein kinase 1 isoform X1: protein MERKVLALQARKKRTKAKKDKAQRKPDTQHRGPAAHSENDLPEQEEEILGSDDDEQEDPNDYCKGGYHLVKIGDLFNGRYHVIRKLGWGHFSTVWLAWDIQGRRFVAMKVVKSAEHYTETALDEIKLLKSVRNSDPNDPSKERVVQLLDDFKISGVNGSHICMVFEVLGHHLLKWIIKSNYQGLPLPCVKKIIKQVLQGLDYLHTKCRIIHTDIKPENILLCVNDQYIRRLAAEATEWQRSGAPPPSGSAVSTAPQPKPADKMSKNKKKKLKKKQKRQAELLEKRMQEIEEMEKEASPGQTQPEEEEEAQSPLEMLIKVSPPEENVSKKTAEVVVQEPSVLMESSVEKCVPEINCNGVIQMTDFPDSGNQGSVRLEDDLHNANDCGDHPRTQKENFHSCNYSQRNGEAENRPQEAMSDSFVPLVSEDSMVCQPTSNEERSFNEQEINHLQESIRTEIPSEDENENNSPSDNKGKSTAGNFLLNPLEPKNADKLKVKIADLGNACWVHKHFTEDIQTRQYRSLEVLIGSGYNTPADIWSTACMAFELATGDYLFEPHSGEDYSRDEDHIALIIELLGKIPRKLILAGKYSKEFFTKKGDLKHITKLKPWGLFEVLVEKYEWSQDEAAAFTDFLLPMLELIPEKRATAAECLRHPWLNS from the exons ATGGAGCGGAAAG TGCTGGCGCTGCAGGCGCGGAAGAAGCGGACCAAAGCCAAGAAGGACAAGGCCCAGAGGAA ACCCGACACTCAGCATCGAGGCCCTGCTGCTCACTCAGAAAATGACCTTCCCgagcaagaggaagaaatctTGGGATCAGATGACGACGAACAAGAGGATCCAAATGATTACTGTAAAG GTGGTTACCACCTTGTGAAAATAGGAGATCTCTTTAATGGACGATACCATGTGATTCGGAAGCTTGGATGGGGCCACTTCTCCACTGTGTGGCTAGCTTGGGACATCCA AGGGAGGAGATTTGTGGCCATGAAGGTGGTGAAGAGTGCAGAGCACTACACAGAGACAGCACTGGATGAAATCAAGTTGCTAAAATCG gtTCGCAACAGTGATCCAAATGATCCAAGTAAAGAGAGAGTTGTTCAGTTATTAGATGACTTCAAGATCTCAGGAGTTAATGGTTCTC ATATCTGTATGGTGTTTGAAGTTCTAGGGCATCATCTCCTGAAGTGGATCATCAAGTCAAATTATCAGGGGCTTCCGCTCCCTTGCGTCAAAAAGATCATCAAACAG GTTCTTCAGGGTCTGGATTACTTGCACACAAAATGTCGAATCATTCATACAGATATTAAACCTGAGAACATTCTTCTCTGCGTTAACGACCAGTATATCCGCAGGCTGGCTGCAGAAGCAACAGAGTGGCAGAGATCTGGGGCTCCCCCACCATCTggctctgcag tAAGCACTGCaccacagccaaaacca GCTGACAAAATGTCAAAGAATAAGAAGAAGAAGttgaaaaagaagcagaaacgGCAGGCTGAGTTGTTAGAGAAGCGAATGCAAGAGATAGAGGAAATGGAGAAGGAAGCAAGCCCAGGGCAGACACAGcctgaagaggaagaggaagctCAGAGCCCTCTGGAAATGCTTATAAAAGTTAGTCCACCGGAGGAAAATGTCAGCAAAAAGACAG CTGAAGTCGTTGTACAAGAGCCATCTGTTCTAATGGAAAGCAGCGTAGAAAAATGCGTACCAGAAATAAACTGCAACGGAGTGATACAAATGACGGACTTCCCAGACTCCGGCAATCAAGGGTCTGTGCGACTTGAGGATGACCTTCACAATGCCAATGACTGTGGCGATCACCCTCGTACGCAGAAGGAGAACTTCCATAGTTGTAATTACAGCCAGCGTAACGGTGAAGCGGAGAACAGGCCTCAAGAAGCAATGTCGGACTCGTTCGTGCCCTTAGTTTCGGAAGATTCCATGGTGTGTCAGCCCACCTCCAATGAAGAGCGATCTTTCAATGAGCAGGAGATTAACCATTTGCAAGAAAGCATCCGGACAGAGATACCGTCGGAGGACGAGAATGAGAATAATAGCCCGTCAGACAACAAAG GAAAATCAACTGCTGGGAATTTCCTTCTTAATCCTCTTGAGCCCAAGAATGCAGATAAGCTCAAAGTGAAGATAGCTGACCTAGGAAATGCCTGCTGGGTG cACAAGCACTTCACTGAAGACATCCAGACAAGACAGTATCGATCCTTGGAGGTGTTGATAGGGTCAGGGTATAACACCCCTGCTGACATCTGGAGCACAGCGTGCATG GCCTTTGAGTTAGCAACAGGAGATTATCTCTTTGAGCCTCATTCTGGGGAAGATTACTCACGGGATGAAG atcaCATTGCATTGATCATAGAACTTCTGGGGAAAATACCTCGCAAGCTCATTTTGGCAGGAAAATATTCCAAGGAGTTTTTCACcaaaaaag GTGATCTGAAGCACATCACCAAACTGAAGCCGTGGGGCCTTTTTGAAGTCTTGGTGGAAAAATACGAGTGGTCCCAAGATGAGGCAGCTGCATTCACAGACTTCTTATTACCTATGTTGGAGCTGATCCCGGAGAAACGAGCTACAGCAGCAGAGTGTCTCAGGCACCCCTGGCTTAACTCCTAG
- the SRPK1 gene encoding SRSF protein kinase 1 isoform X3: MLALQARKKRTKAKKDKAQRKPDTQHRGPAAHSENDLPEQEEEILGSDDDEQEDPNDYCKGGYHLVKIGDLFNGRYHVIRKLGWGHFSTVWLAWDIQGRRFVAMKVVKSAEHYTETALDEIKLLKSVRNSDPNDPSKERVVQLLDDFKISGVNGSHICMVFEVLGHHLLKWIIKSNYQGLPLPCVKKIIKQVLQGLDYLHTKCRIIHTDIKPENILLCVNDQYIRRLAAEATEWQRSGAPPPSGSAVSTAPQPKPADKMSKNKKKKLKKKQKRQAELLEKRMQEIEEMEKEASPGQTQPEEEEEAQSPLEMLIKVSPPEENVSKKTAEVVVQEPSVLMESSVEKCVPEINCNGVIQMTDFPDSGNQGSVRLEDDLHNANDCGDHPRTQKENFHSCNYSQRNGEAENRPQEAMSDSFVPLVSEDSMVCQPTSNEERSFNEQEINHLQESIRTEIPSEDENENNSPSDNKGKSTAGNFLLNPLEPKNADKLKVKIADLGNACWVHKHFTEDIQTRQYRSLEVLIGSGYNTPADIWSTACMAFELATGDYLFEPHSGEDYSRDEDHIALIIELLGKIPRKLILAGKYSKEFFTKKGDLKHITKLKPWGLFEVLVEKYEWSQDEAAAFTDFLLPMLELIPEKRATAAECLRHPWLNS, from the exons a TGCTGGCGCTGCAGGCGCGGAAGAAGCGGACCAAAGCCAAGAAGGACAAGGCCCAGAGGAA ACCCGACACTCAGCATCGAGGCCCTGCTGCTCACTCAGAAAATGACCTTCCCgagcaagaggaagaaatctTGGGATCAGATGACGACGAACAAGAGGATCCAAATGATTACTGTAAAG GTGGTTACCACCTTGTGAAAATAGGAGATCTCTTTAATGGACGATACCATGTGATTCGGAAGCTTGGATGGGGCCACTTCTCCACTGTGTGGCTAGCTTGGGACATCCA AGGGAGGAGATTTGTGGCCATGAAGGTGGTGAAGAGTGCAGAGCACTACACAGAGACAGCACTGGATGAAATCAAGTTGCTAAAATCG gtTCGCAACAGTGATCCAAATGATCCAAGTAAAGAGAGAGTTGTTCAGTTATTAGATGACTTCAAGATCTCAGGAGTTAATGGTTCTC ATATCTGTATGGTGTTTGAAGTTCTAGGGCATCATCTCCTGAAGTGGATCATCAAGTCAAATTATCAGGGGCTTCCGCTCCCTTGCGTCAAAAAGATCATCAAACAG GTTCTTCAGGGTCTGGATTACTTGCACACAAAATGTCGAATCATTCATACAGATATTAAACCTGAGAACATTCTTCTCTGCGTTAACGACCAGTATATCCGCAGGCTGGCTGCAGAAGCAACAGAGTGGCAGAGATCTGGGGCTCCCCCACCATCTggctctgcag tAAGCACTGCaccacagccaaaacca GCTGACAAAATGTCAAAGAATAAGAAGAAGAAGttgaaaaagaagcagaaacgGCAGGCTGAGTTGTTAGAGAAGCGAATGCAAGAGATAGAGGAAATGGAGAAGGAAGCAAGCCCAGGGCAGACACAGcctgaagaggaagaggaagctCAGAGCCCTCTGGAAATGCTTATAAAAGTTAGTCCACCGGAGGAAAATGTCAGCAAAAAGACAG CTGAAGTCGTTGTACAAGAGCCATCTGTTCTAATGGAAAGCAGCGTAGAAAAATGCGTACCAGAAATAAACTGCAACGGAGTGATACAAATGACGGACTTCCCAGACTCCGGCAATCAAGGGTCTGTGCGACTTGAGGATGACCTTCACAATGCCAATGACTGTGGCGATCACCCTCGTACGCAGAAGGAGAACTTCCATAGTTGTAATTACAGCCAGCGTAACGGTGAAGCGGAGAACAGGCCTCAAGAAGCAATGTCGGACTCGTTCGTGCCCTTAGTTTCGGAAGATTCCATGGTGTGTCAGCCCACCTCCAATGAAGAGCGATCTTTCAATGAGCAGGAGATTAACCATTTGCAAGAAAGCATCCGGACAGAGATACCGTCGGAGGACGAGAATGAGAATAATAGCCCGTCAGACAACAAAG GAAAATCAACTGCTGGGAATTTCCTTCTTAATCCTCTTGAGCCCAAGAATGCAGATAAGCTCAAAGTGAAGATAGCTGACCTAGGAAATGCCTGCTGGGTG cACAAGCACTTCACTGAAGACATCCAGACAAGACAGTATCGATCCTTGGAGGTGTTGATAGGGTCAGGGTATAACACCCCTGCTGACATCTGGAGCACAGCGTGCATG GCCTTTGAGTTAGCAACAGGAGATTATCTCTTTGAGCCTCATTCTGGGGAAGATTACTCACGGGATGAAG atcaCATTGCATTGATCATAGAACTTCTGGGGAAAATACCTCGCAAGCTCATTTTGGCAGGAAAATATTCCAAGGAGTTTTTCACcaaaaaag GTGATCTGAAGCACATCACCAAACTGAAGCCGTGGGGCCTTTTTGAAGTCTTGGTGGAAAAATACGAGTGGTCCCAAGATGAGGCAGCTGCATTCACAGACTTCTTATTACCTATGTTGGAGCTGATCCCGGAGAAACGAGCTACAGCAGCAGAGTGTCTCAGGCACCCCTGGCTTAACTCCTAG
- the SRPK1 gene encoding SRSF protein kinase 1 isoform X2 — protein MALSKTIGLSSGISLSMGGRASCRPDTQHRGPAAHSENDLPEQEEEILGSDDDEQEDPNDYCKGGYHLVKIGDLFNGRYHVIRKLGWGHFSTVWLAWDIQGRRFVAMKVVKSAEHYTETALDEIKLLKSVRNSDPNDPSKERVVQLLDDFKISGVNGSHICMVFEVLGHHLLKWIIKSNYQGLPLPCVKKIIKQVLQGLDYLHTKCRIIHTDIKPENILLCVNDQYIRRLAAEATEWQRSGAPPPSGSAVSTAPQPKPADKMSKNKKKKLKKKQKRQAELLEKRMQEIEEMEKEASPGQTQPEEEEEAQSPLEMLIKVSPPEENVSKKTAEVVVQEPSVLMESSVEKCVPEINCNGVIQMTDFPDSGNQGSVRLEDDLHNANDCGDHPRTQKENFHSCNYSQRNGEAENRPQEAMSDSFVPLVSEDSMVCQPTSNEERSFNEQEINHLQESIRTEIPSEDENENNSPSDNKGKSTAGNFLLNPLEPKNADKLKVKIADLGNACWVHKHFTEDIQTRQYRSLEVLIGSGYNTPADIWSTACMAFELATGDYLFEPHSGEDYSRDEDHIALIIELLGKIPRKLILAGKYSKEFFTKKGDLKHITKLKPWGLFEVLVEKYEWSQDEAAAFTDFLLPMLELIPEKRATAAECLRHPWLNS, from the exons ATGGCTCTTTCGAAAACTATTGGACTGTCTTCGGGAATATCTTTATCAATGGGAGGCCGTGCTTCATGCAG ACCCGACACTCAGCATCGAGGCCCTGCTGCTCACTCAGAAAATGACCTTCCCgagcaagaggaagaaatctTGGGATCAGATGACGACGAACAAGAGGATCCAAATGATTACTGTAAAG GTGGTTACCACCTTGTGAAAATAGGAGATCTCTTTAATGGACGATACCATGTGATTCGGAAGCTTGGATGGGGCCACTTCTCCACTGTGTGGCTAGCTTGGGACATCCA AGGGAGGAGATTTGTGGCCATGAAGGTGGTGAAGAGTGCAGAGCACTACACAGAGACAGCACTGGATGAAATCAAGTTGCTAAAATCG gtTCGCAACAGTGATCCAAATGATCCAAGTAAAGAGAGAGTTGTTCAGTTATTAGATGACTTCAAGATCTCAGGAGTTAATGGTTCTC ATATCTGTATGGTGTTTGAAGTTCTAGGGCATCATCTCCTGAAGTGGATCATCAAGTCAAATTATCAGGGGCTTCCGCTCCCTTGCGTCAAAAAGATCATCAAACAG GTTCTTCAGGGTCTGGATTACTTGCACACAAAATGTCGAATCATTCATACAGATATTAAACCTGAGAACATTCTTCTCTGCGTTAACGACCAGTATATCCGCAGGCTGGCTGCAGAAGCAACAGAGTGGCAGAGATCTGGGGCTCCCCCACCATCTggctctgcag tAAGCACTGCaccacagccaaaacca GCTGACAAAATGTCAAAGAATAAGAAGAAGAAGttgaaaaagaagcagaaacgGCAGGCTGAGTTGTTAGAGAAGCGAATGCAAGAGATAGAGGAAATGGAGAAGGAAGCAAGCCCAGGGCAGACACAGcctgaagaggaagaggaagctCAGAGCCCTCTGGAAATGCTTATAAAAGTTAGTCCACCGGAGGAAAATGTCAGCAAAAAGACAG CTGAAGTCGTTGTACAAGAGCCATCTGTTCTAATGGAAAGCAGCGTAGAAAAATGCGTACCAGAAATAAACTGCAACGGAGTGATACAAATGACGGACTTCCCAGACTCCGGCAATCAAGGGTCTGTGCGACTTGAGGATGACCTTCACAATGCCAATGACTGTGGCGATCACCCTCGTACGCAGAAGGAGAACTTCCATAGTTGTAATTACAGCCAGCGTAACGGTGAAGCGGAGAACAGGCCTCAAGAAGCAATGTCGGACTCGTTCGTGCCCTTAGTTTCGGAAGATTCCATGGTGTGTCAGCCCACCTCCAATGAAGAGCGATCTTTCAATGAGCAGGAGATTAACCATTTGCAAGAAAGCATCCGGACAGAGATACCGTCGGAGGACGAGAATGAGAATAATAGCCCGTCAGACAACAAAG GAAAATCAACTGCTGGGAATTTCCTTCTTAATCCTCTTGAGCCCAAGAATGCAGATAAGCTCAAAGTGAAGATAGCTGACCTAGGAAATGCCTGCTGGGTG cACAAGCACTTCACTGAAGACATCCAGACAAGACAGTATCGATCCTTGGAGGTGTTGATAGGGTCAGGGTATAACACCCCTGCTGACATCTGGAGCACAGCGTGCATG GCCTTTGAGTTAGCAACAGGAGATTATCTCTTTGAGCCTCATTCTGGGGAAGATTACTCACGGGATGAAG atcaCATTGCATTGATCATAGAACTTCTGGGGAAAATACCTCGCAAGCTCATTTTGGCAGGAAAATATTCCAAGGAGTTTTTCACcaaaaaag GTGATCTGAAGCACATCACCAAACTGAAGCCGTGGGGCCTTTTTGAAGTCTTGGTGGAAAAATACGAGTGGTCCCAAGATGAGGCAGCTGCATTCACAGACTTCTTATTACCTATGTTGGAGCTGATCCCGGAGAAACGAGCTACAGCAGCAGAGTGTCTCAGGCACCCCTGGCTTAACTCCTAG
- the LOC121098568 gene encoding testis anion transporter 1-like isoform X2: MGFTFFIIIIRSHRRKMMVLGQIPNMNIYRSLSVYRAVREIEGIKIFQCCSSISFANMNHFKTYLLHKMAMKAVPLDESEGRAGVERKDLKCSCVCHPVLPPPRISFKSGSSKLESGITGHFKVWKSKIPCREKLVKQCHADSNSSSSSVNLVHWSKYGDKLSSRTLLMGAANAQCTSPGCNRALRTEKNEDERRRGGRSPGSATDNSSVQLHQAEQPRHLPCPVHTIILDFSMVQFVDLIGSELLQQIIHMFHNIGLTVLIAVTSL, from the exons ATGGGATTTACCTTCTTCATAATCATCATTAGGTCACACAG AAGGAAGATGATGGTGCTGGGACAGATTCCAAACATGAATATTTATAGAAGTTTATCCGTCTACAGAGCC GTAAGGGAGATTGAAGGTATCAAAATCTTCCAATGTTGTTCTTCCATCTCTTTCGCAAACATGAATCACTTCAAAACCTATTTGTTACACAAG atggcCATGAAAGCAGTGCCTCTAGATGAAAGTGAAGGGAGGGCTGGAGTGGAAAGAAAAGACCTTAAATGCTCTTGTGTCTGTCATCCAGTTCTACCACCACCTAGGATCAGCTTTAAAA GTGGAAGTAGCAAGTTAGAGTCCGGTATCACAGGCCATTTCAAAGTGTGGAAGAGTAAG ATACCATGTAGAGAGAAGCTGGTGAAGCAATGTCACGCAGACAGCAATTCCTCGTCATCTTCAGTTAATCTGGTACATTGGTCAAAGTATGGAGACAAACTCAGCTCTAGGACACTGTTGATGGGAGCAGCCAATGCACAGTGTACGTCCCCAGGCTGTAACAGGGCACTTAGGACTGAAAAGAACGAGGATGAAAGGCGAAGAGGCGGCCGTTCACCAGGCTCTGCAACAGATAATTCCTCAGTACAGTTACATCAGGCAGAACAGCCAAGGCATTTGCCATGCCCAGTTCACACCATTATTTTAGACTTCAGCATGGTGCAGTTTGTGGATTTGATAGGTTCCGAGTTACTGCAACAG ATCATACATATGTTTCACAATATTGGCCTTACAGTCCTTATAGCTGTCACT TCTCTGTGA
- the LOC121098568 gene encoding testis anion transporter 1-like isoform X1, translating to MGFTFFIIIIRSHRRKMMVLGQIPNMNIYRSLSVYRAVREIEGIKIFQCCSSISFANMNHFKTYLLHKMAMKAVPLDESEGRAGVERKDLKCSCVCHPVLPPPRISFKSGSSKLESGITGHFKVWKSKIPCREKLVKQCHADSNSSSSSVNLVHWSKYGDKLSSRTLLMGAANAQCTSPGCNRALRTEKNEDERRRGGRSPGSATDNSSVQLHQAEQPRHLPCPVHTIILDFSMVQFVDLIGSELLQQIIHMFHNIGLTVLIAVTVSIVFVY from the exons ATGGGATTTACCTTCTTCATAATCATCATTAGGTCACACAG AAGGAAGATGATGGTGCTGGGACAGATTCCAAACATGAATATTTATAGAAGTTTATCCGTCTACAGAGCC GTAAGGGAGATTGAAGGTATCAAAATCTTCCAATGTTGTTCTTCCATCTCTTTCGCAAACATGAATCACTTCAAAACCTATTTGTTACACAAG atggcCATGAAAGCAGTGCCTCTAGATGAAAGTGAAGGGAGGGCTGGAGTGGAAAGAAAAGACCTTAAATGCTCTTGTGTCTGTCATCCAGTTCTACCACCACCTAGGATCAGCTTTAAAA GTGGAAGTAGCAAGTTAGAGTCCGGTATCACAGGCCATTTCAAAGTGTGGAAGAGTAAG ATACCATGTAGAGAGAAGCTGGTGAAGCAATGTCACGCAGACAGCAATTCCTCGTCATCTTCAGTTAATCTGGTACATTGGTCAAAGTATGGAGACAAACTCAGCTCTAGGACACTGTTGATGGGAGCAGCCAATGCACAGTGTACGTCCCCAGGCTGTAACAGGGCACTTAGGACTGAAAAGAACGAGGATGAAAGGCGAAGAGGCGGCCGTTCACCAGGCTCTGCAACAGATAATTCCTCAGTACAGTTACATCAGGCAGAACAGCCAAGGCATTTGCCATGCCCAGTTCACACCATTATTTTAGACTTCAGCATGGTGCAGTTTGTGGATTTGATAGGTTCCGAGTTACTGCAACAG ATCATACATATGTTTCACAATATTGGCCTTACAGTCCTTATAGCTGTCACTGTGAGTATAGTATTTGTTTACTAA